One Sphingobacteruim zhuxiongii DNA window includes the following coding sequences:
- a CDS encoding trigger factor — MNISHQNIDDINAKIQVEIAPADYNPQVDKAIKDQAKKAKLPGFRPGMVPVGHIKRMYGKSILFDEINRIINDKIAEYIGEQKLEVLGQPLPVEEENETQYNWDYNDTFNFNYEIGIAPNFDVPFSAETEFIEYDIKADEATLAERIKNLRRSYGKMTNPEVSEEGDVLYAALKQEKEEGIEKTTSIRTDIIEDAKIKKSLVGLKKDDSVKIDVAKAFKVADLARILGITEDEAENLDVTKFELTVKNINRLEESDLNQEFFDKLFPAGEVTTEAQFNEKVTEEVENLFKQNSAQKLRNDMYTFGMDKVDAKFPEEFLKRWLKATNPNLSAEEIEEGFADFISNLKWTIIENRIVTANNLEVKYDEVVELAKERIYAQIKMYNINEEPTDEQLQQFAMQLLSDREQANRLFEEVKALKVFDQLKSTVKLKSKKIDFDKFEKLEK, encoded by the coding sequence ATGAATATTTCACACCAAAACATTGACGACATCAACGCAAAGATCCAAGTGGAGATTGCTCCAGCGGATTACAACCCACAAGTTGATAAAGCAATTAAAGACCAAGCAAAAAAAGCTAAGCTACCAGGATTCCGTCCAGGAATGGTACCTGTAGGACATATCAAACGTATGTACGGAAAATCAATCTTATTTGATGAGATCAATAGAATCATCAATGATAAGATTGCTGAATACATTGGCGAGCAAAAATTAGAAGTTCTTGGTCAACCTCTTCCTGTTGAAGAAGAAAATGAAACGCAATACAATTGGGATTATAACGATACTTTCAATTTCAACTATGAAATTGGTATAGCGCCTAATTTCGACGTTCCATTCTCAGCAGAAACTGAATTTATTGAATACGACATTAAAGCTGACGAAGCTACTTTAGCAGAACGTATCAAAAACTTACGTCGTAGCTATGGTAAAATGACTAACCCAGAAGTTTCTGAGGAAGGTGATGTATTATATGCTGCTTTAAAGCAAGAAAAAGAAGAAGGAATTGAAAAAACAACTTCAATTCGTACAGATATCATCGAAGATGCGAAGATTAAAAAATCTTTAGTAGGCTTGAAAAAAGATGATTCAGTTAAAATCGACGTTGCTAAAGCATTCAAAGTAGCTGACTTAGCACGCATCTTAGGTATCACTGAAGATGAAGCTGAGAACTTAGACGTTACAAAATTTGAATTGACTGTTAAAAACATCAACAGATTAGAGGAGTCAGACTTGAACCAAGAGTTCTTCGACAAATTATTCCCTGCAGGTGAAGTAACAACAGAAGCGCAATTCAACGAAAAAGTAACCGAAGAAGTAGAAAACTTATTCAAACAAAACTCCGCTCAAAAGTTACGTAACGACATGTATACTTTCGGAATGGATAAAGTTGACGCTAAATTCCCTGAAGAATTCTTGAAAAGATGGTTAAAGGCTACAAACCCTAACTTATCTGCTGAAGAAATCGAAGAAGGTTTTGCTGATTTCATTAGCAACTTGAAATGGACGATCATTGAAAATAGAATCGTTACAGCAAATAACCTTGAAGTAAAATATGATGAAGTAGTTGAATTAGCGAAAGAACGTATCTACGCTCAAATCAAAATGTACAACATCAACGAAGAGCCTACTGACGAGCAATTACAACAATTCGCAATGCAGTTATTATCTGACAGAGAACAAGCAAATCGCTTATTCGAAGAGGTAAAAGCTCTTAAAGTTTTTGATCAATTGAAATCAACTGTAAAGTTAAAATCTAAAAAGATTGATTTCGACAAATTCGAAAAACTAGAAAAATAG